The proteins below are encoded in one region of Silene latifolia isolate original U9 population chromosome 2, ASM4854445v1, whole genome shotgun sequence:
- the LOC141644240 gene encoding shikimate O-hydroxycinnamoyltransferase-like yields the protein MNYCPSEIMSVTMIESSMVVPAKETPKETIWLTDVDLIKRTPFTHTPVVYIYPNSNNNPLPQVNYSTLLKSSLSQLLVTFYPVAGRLSKNNVTGRIEIDCNAKGVLFVEVETSYKVSDFGEFTPNHTLRKLVIPVCDYSGGLANIPLFMVQLTRFECGGVSLGLAANHFVGDGSAYVYMTNEWARLARGVGLNIVPAFDRTTLLVPRNPPQVKFNHLEFQPRPSDSDQYSSNSQQKEEETKVGLFKFSQEQINNLKQQAMSHENKYSTFNVLAAHVWRCALKARGVENDTLVKFSTPVNGRLKFNQVVVPQGYFGNFVFNSAYLDKCGEIVSKPLWYAASKVKETVTRVNEEYIKSAVDFLGLQPDVTALASGPHSSRCPDIHVNYWKGIPFYEADFGWGKPGFVRHGGIGYEGLCFIMQSEYGEVLEVAINLFTSHMERFERIIYDF from the exons ATGAGCGTAACCATGATAGAATCAAGCATGGTAGTACCAGCAAAAGAAACCCCAAAAGAAACTATTTGGCTTACAGATGTAGATTTAATTAAGCGCACACCCTTCACACATACTCCTGTCGTCTATATATATCCTAATTCAAACAATAATCCTTTACCTCAAGTTAATTATTCTACCCTTCTTAAGTCATCTCTTAGTCAACTCTTGGTTACATTCTATCCCGTTGCTGGCCGGTTGAGCAAAAACAACGTCACCGGTCGCATTGAAATCGATTGCAATGCAAAGGGAGTCTTATTTGTTGAAGTTGAAACGAGCTACAAAGTTTCAGATTTTGGAGAGTTTACTCCTAATCATACGCTTAGGAAGTTGGTCATACCTGTGTGCGACTATTCAG GTGGTCTCGCGAACATTCCTTTATTTATGGTGCAACTCACCCGATTTGAGTGTGGTGGGGTGTCCCTTGGGCTAGCAGCGAATCACTTTGTTGGAGACGGGTCTGCTTATGTGTATATGACCAACGAGTGGGCTAGACTAGCCAGGGGAGTTGGACTTAACATCGTACCAGCCTTTGATCGAACTACACTTCTTGTTCCTCGTAACCCACCCCAAGTCAAGTTCAACCACCTTGAGTTTCAACCACGCCCATCAGATTCCGACCAATACTCTA GTAATTCTCAACAAAAGGAGGAGGAGACAAAAGTGGGACTCTTCAAATTTTCACAAGaacaaattaataatttaaaGCAACAAGCAATGTCTCACGAAAATAAGTACAGCACGTTTAATGTACTAGCAGCCCATGTTTGGCGTTGTGCGTTAAAAGCTCGTGGTGTCGAAAACGACACACTCGTCAAATTCTCCACCCCGGTAAACGGACGTCTAAAATTTAATCAAGTTGTTGTACCACAGGGGTATTTTGGTAATTTCGTATTCAACTCGGCATATTTAGACAAATGTGGTGAAATAGTGTCCAAACCACTGTGGTACGCCGCAAGCAAGGTTAAGGAGACGGTAACAAGAGTGAACGAGGAGTACATAAAATCAGCAGTTGATTTTCTTGGTCTACAGCCTGATGTAACGGCTTTAGCGAGTGGGCCTCATAGTTCAAGGTGTCCGGATATTCATGTTAACTATTGGAAAGGGATACCATTTTATGAAGCGGATTTCGGGTGGGGCAAACCCGGGTTTGTTCGTCATGGTGGGATCGGGTATGAGGGTCTCTGTTTCATTATGCAAAGTGAATATGGTGAGGTTTTAGAGGTGGCTATTAATCTTTTCACTAGTCATATGGAGCGTTTTGAGAGAATTATTTACGACTTCTAA
- the LOC141644241 gene encoding protein JINGUBANG, which yields MGLLPCPLPCHSETENQTHPRQLRSGYSSSSSSSSSLNSMHSLSSLPSLSFFQQLDDQHLNTSHHECISTLKGHTSYVFSLTLSGKYLYSGSSNDEIRVWTRDPSTHHKYAEKPENKSNIVATTNAAVKSLVVLGDKLFSAHQDHKIRVWKIDNSKKYQCMATLPTMNDRLRSLISTKNYVQVRRHKSCTWVHHVDTISSLALSKDGSVLYSASWDRTFKVWQTSDFRCLESVSNAHDDAINAIVVSYDGYVYTGSADKTIKVWKKQNGKEKHSLITTLEKHKSAVNALALSSDGSILYSGACDRSIVVWERSAVGGAHMVVAGALRGHSKAILCLSVVSELLFSGSADKTIRVWRKTGVDMSYTCLAVLEGHMKPVKCLTATVEKNSSPGPGSGSGSGSGYLVYSGGLDCDIKVWRIWVPLL from the coding sequence ATGGGACTTCTACCATGTCCTCTACCATGCCATTCAGAAACCGAAAATCAAACCCATCCACGTCAACTTCGATCAGGCTACTcgtcttcttcttcatcttcatcctcgCTTAATTCTATGCATAGTCTTTCATCCCTACCTTCTCTATCATTTTTCCAACAACTCGACGACCAACACCTTAACACATCACACCATGAATGCATTTCCACCCTCAAAGGTCACACATCCTATGTTTTCTCCCTTACGCTCTCGGGAAAGTACTTATATAGCGGATCATCCAACGATGAAATCCGGGTTTGGACCCGAGACCCGTCCACTCACCATAAATATGCTGAAAAACCCGAGAATAAGAGCAATATAGTAGCTACTACAAATGCTGCAGTCAAGTCCCTAGTGGTCTTAGGTGACAAACTCTTCAGTGCACACCAAGATCACAAAATTCGAGTTTGGAAAATCGACAATTCTAAGAAATACCAATGCATGGCAACTCTTCCAACAATGAACGACCGTCTACGAAGCCTAATTTCAACCAAAAACTACGTACAAGTACGTCGACACAAATCATGCACATGGGTTCACCATGTTGACACCATATCATCTCTCGCCTTATCAAAAGACGGTTCGGTCCTATACTCAGCGTCATGGGATAGAACGTTCAAGGTGTGGCAAACGTCCGACTTTCGGTGCCTAGAGTCGGTATCCAATGCTCATGATGACGCCATCAACGCAATTGTAGTATCTTATGATGGATATGTCTACACAGGCTCAGCTGACAAGACGATCAAAGTTTGGAAGAAGCAAAACGGAAAAGAAAAACACTCGTTAATAACAACTCTAGAGAAGCATAAGTCTGCTGTCAATGCATTGGCTCTAAGCAGTGACGGTTCCATACTCTACTCCGGAGCGTGTGATAGATCTATTGTAGTTTGGGAGAGGTCGGCCGTTGGTGGGGCTCACATGGTGGTAGCTGGGGCACTTAGAGGGCATAGCAAGGCCATTCTGTGCCTATCAGTGGTGTCTGAGCTATTGTTTAGCGGTTCCGCTGACAAGACTATCAGGGTTTGGAGGAAAACCGGCGTTGATATGAGTTATACTTGTTTGGCAGTTTTAGAAGGACATATGAAACCAGTCAAGTGCTTGACTGCAACTGTGGAGAAAAATAGTTCTCCTGGTCCCGGTTCTGGTTCTGGTTCGGGTTCTGGCTATTTAGTATATAGTGGTGGCTTAGATTGTGATATTAAGGTATGGCGAATTTGGGTTCCTCTTTTGTGA